One region of Streptomyces capillispiralis genomic DNA includes:
- a CDS encoding 4-(cytidine 5'-diphospho)-2-C-methyl-D-erythritol kinase: protein MSVTVRVPAKVNVQLAVGAARPDGFHDLANVFLAVGLYDEVTVTPSPDGLRVTCEGPDAGQVPLDRTNLAARAALLLAERYGRDTDVHIHIAKDIPVAGGMAGGSADGAGALLACDTLWGTGAPRAELLDICAELGSDVPFSLVGGAALGTGRGEKLTALEVGGTFHWVFAMAARGLSTPAVFREFDRLAQGRDIPGPVASQDLLAALAKGDPHALAATVSNDLQPAALSLFPQLADTLAAGRAAGALTALVSGSGPTTAFLAPDAEAAATVADALRASGTCRTVRTAPGPAPGATVV, encoded by the coding sequence GTGAGCGTCACCGTCCGCGTCCCCGCCAAGGTCAACGTCCAGCTCGCGGTCGGCGCCGCCCGCCCCGACGGCTTCCACGACCTGGCCAACGTCTTCCTCGCGGTCGGCCTGTACGACGAGGTCACCGTCACCCCGTCGCCGGACGGCCTGCGCGTCACCTGCGAGGGCCCCGACGCCGGCCAGGTCCCGCTGGACCGCACCAACCTCGCGGCCCGCGCCGCCCTGCTGCTCGCCGAGCGGTACGGCCGTGACACGGACGTCCACATCCACATCGCCAAGGACATCCCCGTCGCCGGCGGCATGGCGGGCGGCAGCGCGGACGGCGCCGGCGCCCTCCTCGCCTGCGACACCCTGTGGGGGACCGGCGCCCCGCGCGCCGAACTCCTCGACATCTGCGCCGAACTCGGCAGCGACGTGCCGTTCAGCCTGGTCGGCGGGGCGGCGCTGGGCACCGGACGGGGCGAGAAACTGACGGCGCTGGAGGTGGGCGGCACCTTCCACTGGGTGTTCGCCATGGCCGCGCGGGGGCTGTCCACCCCGGCGGTCTTCCGGGAGTTCGACCGGCTGGCGCAGGGCCGGGACATCCCCGGGCCCGTCGCCTCCCAGGACCTGCTCGCCGCCCTCGCCAAGGGCGACCCCCACGCGCTCGCCGCCACCGTCTCCAACGACCTCCAGCCGGCCGCCCTGTCCCTGTTCCCCCAGCTCGCGGACACCCTCGCGGCGGGGCGCGCGGCGGGCGCGCTGACGGCGCTGGTCTCGGGCTCCGGCCCGACCACGGCCTTCCTCGCCCCCGACGCGGAAGCGGCGGCCACCGTCGCCGACGCCCTGCGGGCCTCCGGAACCTGCCGCACGGTCCGCACGGCGCCGGGACCGGCGCCCGGGGCGACCGTGGTGTGA
- a CDS encoding ABC-F family ATP-binding cassette domain-containing protein, with protein MAVNLVNVENVSKVYGTRALLDGISLGVSEGDRIGVVGRNGDGKTTLIRMLARLEEADTGRVTHSGGLRLGVLTQHDSLDPAATVRHEVIGDLADHEWAGNAKVRDVLTGLFGGLDLPGFPKGLDTVIGPLSGGERRRIALAKLLIDDQDLIVLDEPTNHLDVEGIAWLAEHLRNRRSALVCVTHDRWFLDQVCTRMWDVQRGDVYEYEGGYSDYVFARAERERIAATEEVKRQNLVRKELAWLRRGAPARTSKPRFRVEAANELIKDVPPPRDSSELMKFASTRLGKTVFDLEDVTVQAGPKVLLKHVTWQLGPGDRIGLVGVNGAGKTSLLRALAEAARSEGEVQPAGGSVRVGRTVKLAYLSQEVAELDPTWRVLQAVQQVRERVDLGKGREMTAGQLCETFGFNKEKQWTPVGDLSGGERRRLQLLRLLMDEPNVLFLDEPTNDLDIETLTQLEDVLDGWPGSMIVISHDRFFLERTTDRVFALLGDGTLRMLPRGIDEYLERRKRMEEAAAAATVPAAVAVAQSAAPERSAADQRAAKKELQKIERQLDKISEKETALHTAIAEQATDFAKVAELDAELRELAGQREELELRWLELAEDA; from the coding sequence ATGGCCGTCAATCTGGTCAATGTCGAGAACGTCAGCAAGGTGTACGGCACCCGTGCCCTGCTCGACGGGATTTCCCTCGGCGTCTCCGAAGGCGACCGGATCGGGGTGGTGGGGCGCAACGGCGACGGCAAGACCACGCTCATCCGGATGCTGGCCCGGCTGGAGGAGGCCGACACCGGGCGCGTGACCCACTCCGGCGGGCTGCGGCTCGGCGTGCTCACCCAGCACGACTCCCTCGACCCCGCCGCCACCGTCCGGCACGAGGTCATCGGGGACCTGGCCGACCACGAGTGGGCCGGCAACGCCAAGGTCAGGGACGTACTGACCGGACTGTTCGGCGGACTGGACCTGCCCGGGTTCCCCAAGGGCCTGGACACCGTCATCGGACCGCTGTCCGGCGGCGAGCGGCGCCGGATCGCGCTCGCCAAGCTGCTCATCGACGACCAGGACCTGATCGTCCTCGACGAGCCGACCAACCACCTCGACGTCGAGGGCATCGCCTGGCTCGCCGAGCACCTGCGCAACCGCCGGTCCGCGCTCGTCTGCGTCACCCACGACCGCTGGTTCCTCGACCAGGTCTGCACCCGCATGTGGGACGTGCAGCGCGGCGACGTGTACGAGTACGAGGGCGGCTACTCCGACTACGTCTTCGCCCGCGCCGAGCGCGAACGCATCGCCGCCACCGAGGAGGTCAAGCGGCAGAACCTGGTCCGCAAGGAGCTGGCCTGGCTGCGCCGCGGCGCCCCCGCGCGCACGTCCAAGCCGCGCTTCCGCGTCGAGGCCGCCAACGAGCTGATCAAGGACGTGCCCCCGCCGCGCGACAGCAGCGAGCTGATGAAGTTCGCGTCGACCCGGCTCGGCAAGACGGTGTTCGACCTGGAGGACGTGACCGTCCAGGCCGGCCCCAAGGTGCTGCTCAAGCACGTGACCTGGCAGCTCGGTCCCGGCGACCGCATCGGCCTGGTCGGCGTCAACGGCGCGGGCAAGACGTCCCTGCTGCGCGCGCTGGCCGAGGCCGCCCGCAGCGAGGGGGAGGTCCAGCCCGCGGGGGGCAGCGTCCGCGTCGGCAGGACGGTCAAGCTCGCCTACCTCTCCCAGGAGGTCGCCGAACTCGACCCCACCTGGCGGGTGCTCCAGGCCGTGCAGCAGGTGCGCGAGCGCGTCGACCTCGGCAAGGGCCGCGAGATGACCGCCGGTCAGCTGTGCGAGACCTTCGGGTTCAACAAGGAGAAGCAGTGGACGCCGGTCGGGGACCTGTCCGGCGGTGAGCGGCGGCGGTTGCAGCTGCTGCGGCTGCTGATGGACGAGCCCAACGTCCTCTTCCTCGACGAGCCCACCAACGACCTCGACATCGAGACCCTCACCCAGCTCGAGGACGTCCTCGACGGCTGGCCCGGCTCGATGATCGTCATCTCCCACGACCGCTTCTTCCTCGAGCGCACCACCGACCGGGTGTTCGCCCTCCTCGGCGACGGCACCCTGCGGATGCTGCCGCGCGGCATCGACGAGTACCTGGAGCGGCGCAAGCGCATGGAGGAGGCCGCCGCCGCGGCCACCGTCCCGGCCGCCGTCGCCGTGGCACAGAGCGCCGCCCCGGAGAGGAGCGCCGCCGACCAGCGCGCCGCCAAGAAGGAACTCCAGAAGATCGAGCGCCAGCTGGACAAGATCTCCGAGAAGGAGACGGCGCTGCACACCGCCATCGCCGAACAGGCCACCGACTTCGCCAAGGTGGCCGAACTCGACGCCGAACTGCGGGAACTGGCCGGCCAGCGGGAGGAACTGGAGCTGCGCTGGCTGGAACTGGCCGAGGACGCCTGA
- a CDS encoding PQQ-binding-like beta-propeller repeat protein, translated as MTQPPNQPPHGGFGAPQEPPPGGGFGAPQTPPPPQGAPGTPPPQGPPQPGYGYPQQPPQQPGPYASGPYAPGPYGQPQQPGPYGQPQQPGYGYPPQPQFPGGPGTPPGGSGSRNPFKGRPALVVGAAVAALLVIGGTVWAVTGDGGKDEKPVAQPTDDPKPDGSGGAPVNPGDGSGDGGEDPEDLNKGRKAGESKVLWYKEAPDAPGSGADAPGMWITDKTAVKAAYKELSAYNVGDGRPTWDTIAFPHKICAVTQDKTSDDKVVIAHMSGSSDRAKCNQLQLVDLNTGEKGWTQEVADGALFDSALSIELSLTGNTLMVGRSQSGTAYDVRSGKKLFDSRKYGDAPCFPAAFAGGERLIQVASCGAGGTNEHDEVSELDPATGKVKWTYAYEKGWRIERAYSVDPLVLHATKEEDGDKKVWNIAAFTAGGSVRSQVSVDENFAPACGWAVLARDLRGCQGVAVDDDTLYLPTEAATGANEIVAISLADGKEKWREKSPVAESMVPMKVEGGNLIAYVEPAYDSGGQIVSLPVGGSGHTPVKLMQNPQGVADIENGFFSKAIDWVDGRFYLSTTRLTGNDESKEKLMLAYGK; from the coding sequence ATGACTCAGCCGCCCAACCAGCCGCCGCACGGTGGCTTCGGAGCGCCGCAGGAACCGCCACCGGGTGGTGGTTTCGGGGCTCCGCAGACGCCGCCGCCTCCGCAGGGAGCGCCCGGGACGCCGCCGCCCCAGGGGCCGCCGCAGCCCGGGTACGGCTACCCGCAGCAACCCCCGCAGCAGCCCGGCCCGTACGCCTCCGGGCCGTACGCCCCGGGCCCCTACGGGCAGCCGCAGCAGCCAGGGCCGTACGGGCAGCCGCAGCAGCCGGGGTACGGCTACCCGCCGCAGCCGCAGTTCCCCGGCGGGCCCGGTACCCCGCCCGGCGGGTCCGGCTCCCGCAACCCGTTCAAGGGCAGGCCCGCGCTGGTCGTCGGTGCCGCGGTGGCCGCGCTGCTGGTGATCGGCGGCACCGTGTGGGCCGTCACCGGTGACGGGGGCAAGGACGAGAAGCCCGTCGCCCAGCCGACCGACGACCCCAAGCCGGACGGCTCCGGCGGCGCCCCGGTCAACCCGGGCGACGGCAGCGGTGACGGCGGCGAGGACCCGGAGGATCTCAACAAGGGCCGCAAGGCCGGCGAGTCCAAGGTGCTCTGGTACAAGGAGGCGCCCGACGCGCCCGGTTCAGGCGCCGACGCCCCCGGCATGTGGATCACCGACAAGACGGCGGTGAAGGCGGCCTACAAGGAGCTCTCCGCCTACAACGTCGGGGACGGCAGGCCCACCTGGGACACCATCGCCTTCCCGCACAAGATCTGCGCCGTCACCCAGGACAAGACGTCCGACGACAAGGTCGTCATCGCCCACATGAGCGGCAGCAGCGACCGCGCCAAGTGCAACCAGCTCCAGCTCGTCGACCTCAACACCGGCGAGAAGGGCTGGACGCAGGAGGTCGCCGACGGCGCCCTGTTCGACTCCGCGCTCTCCATCGAGCTGTCCCTCACCGGCAACACCCTGATGGTGGGCCGCTCGCAGTCCGGCACCGCGTACGACGTGCGCAGCGGGAAGAAGCTGTTCGACTCCCGCAAGTACGGCGACGCGCCCTGCTTCCCCGCCGCCTTCGCGGGCGGCGAGCGGCTGATCCAGGTCGCGTCCTGCGGCGCCGGCGGCACCAACGAGCACGACGAGGTCAGCGAGCTGGACCCCGCCACCGGCAAGGTCAAGTGGACCTACGCGTACGAGAAGGGCTGGCGCATCGAGCGGGCCTACTCCGTCGACCCGCTCGTCCTGCACGCCACCAAGGAGGAGGACGGCGACAAGAAGGTCTGGAACATCGCGGCCTTCACCGCCGGGGGCTCGGTGCGCTCCCAGGTCTCCGTCGACGAGAACTTCGCCCCCGCCTGCGGCTGGGCCGTCCTCGCCCGTGACCTCCGGGGCTGCCAGGGCGTCGCCGTCGACGACGACACCCTCTACCTGCCCACCGAGGCGGCCACCGGCGCCAACGAGATCGTCGCGATCAGCCTCGCCGACGGCAAGGAGAAGTGGCGCGAGAAGTCCCCGGTGGCGGAGTCGATGGTGCCCATGAAGGTCGAGGGCGGCAACCTCATCGCCTACGTCGAGCCCGCGTACGACTCGGGCGGCCAGATCGTGTCCCTGCCCGTCGGCGGCTCCGGCCACACGCCGGTCAAGCTGATGCAGAACCCGCAGGGAGTCGCCGACATCGAGAACGGCTTCTTCAGCAAGGCGATCGACTGGGTCGACGGACGCTTCTACCTCTCGACCACCCGGCTGACCGGCAATGACGAGTCGAAGGAGAAGTTGATGCTCGCCTACGGCAAGTGA
- a CDS encoding PQQ-binding-like beta-propeller repeat protein, translating to MTQPPPPPNQPPQQPGFGPPQDSSQQPPAQPPTAPGGPGLHKAPEPGYGYPQAPQTPAGPPSAPQGPGYGYPQQQQQQQPPPTPAGGYGYPGQQPGPYGQPQQPYGQQQSYGQQQPYGQPGYGYPQPATMPMPSQPGQPGGGRKFNAQAAIIVSAVVAIALIVGGGVWYASSSGKDDKETTAEGGGTGGKDAKNGGAGGTGGGTTSEAKEKAPADPGSKVLFQVPAPKVPKDTTSISTAGSWLTDTVYAKSGIAEVVGYDRAKGTEKWTIDLPGPVCEATGHLTEDNKTAVIHKPAMPTKDDPQRCTQVTLIDLEAGKEVWSKTAESGTMEISFNNVTLSGGTVAAGSTSGGAAWEIASGKQLWAPKTSDACYDSGYGGGEKLVAVRKCGSYEQRQLHIQTIDPKSGKVITEYKMDEGIEYAGIVSTEPLVVAADVGDTAGDGSGISDFFSIDNKTGKLITRISAPGEEFAARCDIITRIEKCSGLAVGNGRLYVPTEEHEGGGEYSETNEVVAFDLSTGKQTGQRADAGDGYQLTPLRMDGGNVLAYKRPPYDKGGQIVSIDGASFKQTTLMENPATESVRNVETRMLPEYAEILYGQGGLYMSGVYASDYSTSDKEYLVIAFGTS from the coding sequence ATGACTCAGCCGCCCCCGCCGCCCAACCAGCCCCCGCAGCAGCCCGGGTTCGGGCCGCCGCAGGATTCCTCGCAGCAGCCGCCCGCGCAGCCGCCGACGGCCCCTGGCGGGCCCGGTCTGCACAAGGCCCCCGAGCCCGGGTACGGCTACCCGCAGGCTCCGCAGACGCCCGCCGGCCCGCCGTCGGCTCCGCAGGGGCCCGGATACGGGTATCCGCAGCAGCAGCAGCAGCAGCAGCCGCCGCCGACGCCGGCCGGCGGGTACGGCTACCCCGGCCAGCAGCCGGGGCCGTACGGGCAGCCGCAGCAGCCCTACGGTCAGCAGCAGTCCTACGGTCAGCAGCAGCCGTACGGGCAGCCCGGGTACGGGTATCCGCAGCCGGCGACCATGCCGATGCCGTCCCAGCCGGGGCAGCCCGGCGGCGGGCGGAAGTTCAACGCGCAGGCCGCCATCATCGTCTCGGCGGTCGTGGCCATCGCCCTGATCGTCGGCGGTGGTGTCTGGTACGCGTCGTCGTCCGGCAAGGACGACAAGGAGACCACCGCGGAGGGCGGCGGCACCGGAGGCAAGGACGCCAAGAACGGCGGTGCGGGTGGCACCGGCGGCGGCACCACCTCCGAGGCCAAGGAGAAGGCGCCGGCCGACCCCGGGTCCAAGGTGCTGTTCCAGGTGCCCGCCCCCAAGGTGCCCAAGGACACCACCTCCATCTCCACCGCCGGGTCCTGGCTGACCGACACCGTGTACGCCAAGAGCGGGATCGCCGAAGTCGTCGGCTATGACCGTGCCAAGGGCACCGAGAAGTGGACGATCGACCTGCCCGGACCCGTGTGCGAGGCCACCGGCCACCTCACCGAGGACAACAAGACGGCGGTCATCCACAAGCCGGCCATGCCGACCAAGGACGATCCCCAGCGCTGCACCCAGGTCACGCTGATCGACCTGGAGGCGGGCAAGGAGGTGTGGTCCAAGACCGCCGAGTCCGGCACGATGGAGATCAGCTTCAACAACGTCACCCTCAGCGGGGGCACCGTCGCCGCGGGCAGCACCAGCGGCGGCGCCGCCTGGGAGATCGCCTCCGGCAAGCAGCTGTGGGCACCCAAGACGTCCGACGCCTGCTACGACTCCGGGTACGGCGGCGGGGAGAAGCTGGTCGCGGTCCGCAAGTGCGGTTCCTACGAGCAGCGTCAGCTGCACATCCAGACCATCGACCCGAAGTCCGGGAAGGTGATCACCGAGTACAAGATGGACGAGGGCATCGAGTACGCCGGCATCGTCTCCACCGAGCCGCTGGTGGTGGCCGCCGACGTCGGTGACACCGCCGGTGACGGCAGTGGCATCTCGGACTTCTTCTCCATCGACAACAAGACCGGCAAGCTGATCACGCGCATCTCCGCGCCGGGTGAGGAGTTCGCGGCCCGCTGCGACATCATCACCCGGATCGAGAAGTGCAGCGGGCTCGCGGTCGGCAACGGCCGGCTGTACGTCCCGACCGAGGAGCACGAGGGCGGGGGCGAGTACAGCGAGACCAACGAGGTCGTGGCCTTCGACCTGTCGACCGGCAAGCAGACCGGTCAGCGTGCCGACGCGGGCGACGGCTACCAGCTCACCCCGCTGCGGATGGACGGCGGCAACGTGCTGGCGTACAAGCGCCCGCCCTACGACAAGGGCGGGCAGATCGTGAGCATCGACGGCGCGTCCTTCAAGCAGACGACCCTGATGGAGAACCCGGCGACGGAGTCCGTGCGGAACGTGGAGACGCGGATGCTGCCGGAGTACGCCGAGATCCTCTACGGGCAGGGGGGTCTGTACATGTCGGGTGTGTACGCCAGTGACTACTCGACTTCGGACAAGGAGTACCTGGTGATCGCGTTTGGCACGAGCTGA
- a CDS encoding helix-turn-helix transcriptional regulator — protein MGVRLMVVDDHRLLAEALASALKLRGHRVLAAAAPAAGAADLVISRAPEVCLLGTAAPAEPGTFDPVVKIKRERPQVAVVVLGPVPSPRGIAAAFAAGASGYVRHDERIEGVERAIMKARAGEAAVAPQLLQGAFGELLNPVAQPDDEGARLLRMLTPREVEVLVRVADGEDTRLIAAGMGIAPSTARTHVQRVLMKLGVGSRLEAAALAARTGLLDRAGPVG, from the coding sequence ATGGGAGTGCGGCTGATGGTGGTCGACGACCACCGACTGCTCGCCGAGGCGCTGGCCTCGGCGTTGAAGCTGCGGGGACACCGGGTGCTGGCCGCGGCGGCGCCGGCGGCGGGGGCGGCGGATCTGGTGATCAGCAGGGCGCCGGAGGTGTGTCTGCTGGGGACGGCGGCGCCGGCGGAGCCGGGGACGTTCGATCCGGTGGTGAAGATCAAGCGGGAGCGGCCGCAGGTGGCGGTGGTCGTGCTGGGGCCGGTGCCGTCGCCGCGCGGGATCGCGGCGGCGTTCGCGGCGGGGGCGTCGGGGTACGTGCGGCACGACGAGCGCATCGAGGGTGTCGAGCGGGCGATCATGAAGGCGCGGGCGGGGGAGGCGGCGGTGGCGCCGCAGCTGTTGCAGGGGGCGTTCGGGGAGCTGCTGAATCCGGTGGCGCAGCCGGATGACGAGGGCGCGCGGTTGCTGCGGATGCTGACGCCCCGGGAGGTGGAGGTGCTGGTGCGGGTGGCCGACGGGGAGGACACGCGGCTGATCGCGGCGGGGATGGGGATCGCGCCGTCGACGGCGCGGACGCACGTGCAGCGGGTGTTGATGAAGCTGGGGGTGGGGTCGCGGTTGGAGGCGGCGGCTCTGGCGGCGCGGACGGGGCTGCTGGACCGGGCGGGGCCGGTGGGCTGA
- a CDS encoding sodium:solute symporter family protein — translation MQTPTYLSAELRLPTNWLDYTILGIYFVVVLGIGFAARRSVKTSLDFFLSGRSLPAWVTGLAFIAANLGATEILGMAANSAQYGVYTTHWYWIGAIPAMVFLGLVMMPFYYGSKVRSVPEFLLLRFDKGAHLLSSVLFAAAAILIAGVNLYALAIVVEALLGWPQWVAIVVAGFFVLAYITLGGLSSAIYNEVLQFFVILAALIPITVLGLKSVGGWDGLSDSLTASRGGDFMTSWGGTGIGSDNPLGANWLTIVLGLGFVLSFGYWTTNFAEVQRALSAKNLSAAQRTPLIAAFPKIFIVFLVMIPGLVAAVLVPKIGTSGSDLQYNDAIPYLMEQLLPNGVLGIAVTGLLAAFMAGMAANISSFNTVFTTDIWAKYVVKHREDTYYVRFGRLITAIGVLASIGTAFLASSFSNIMSYLQTLFSFFNVPMFVVFIIGMFWKRASMKSGFWGLIAGTTAAMINYFWIYKQGIIDIPTDQGANFVSAIAGFVAGAVVMVAVSLFTAPKPADELQGLVYGTRSPGMAEPPAEGDDAWYRKPALLGWGAVILAAACYIPFSF, via the coding sequence ATGCAAACCCCCACATATCTATCTGCAGAGCTTCGACTCCCCACCAACTGGCTGGACTACACGATCCTCGGGATCTACTTCGTCGTCGTCCTGGGCATCGGCTTCGCCGCCCGCCGCTCGGTCAAAACCAGCCTGGACTTCTTCCTCTCGGGCCGCTCCCTGCCCGCCTGGGTGACCGGCCTGGCGTTCATCGCGGCCAACCTGGGCGCCACCGAGATCCTCGGCATGGCCGCCAACAGCGCGCAGTACGGCGTCTACACCACGCACTGGTACTGGATCGGCGCCATCCCGGCCATGGTCTTCCTCGGCCTGGTGATGATGCCCTTCTACTACGGCTCGAAGGTCCGCTCGGTCCCCGAGTTCCTGCTGCTGCGCTTCGACAAGGGCGCCCACCTCCTCAGCTCGGTCCTCTTCGCGGCCGCCGCCATCCTGATCGCCGGCGTCAACCTCTACGCCCTCGCGATCGTCGTCGAGGCCCTCCTGGGCTGGCCGCAGTGGGTGGCGATCGTCGTCGCCGGCTTCTTCGTGCTGGCCTACATCACCCTGGGCGGCCTGTCCTCGGCGATCTACAACGAGGTCCTGCAGTTCTTCGTCATCCTGGCCGCGCTCATCCCCATCACGGTGCTGGGTCTGAAGAGCGTCGGCGGCTGGGACGGCCTGTCCGACTCCCTCACCGCCTCGCGCGGCGGCGACTTCATGACCTCGTGGGGCGGCACCGGCATCGGCAGCGACAACCCGCTCGGCGCCAACTGGCTGACCATCGTCCTCGGCCTCGGCTTCGTCCTGTCCTTCGGCTACTGGACGACCAACTTCGCCGAGGTGCAGCGCGCGCTGTCCGCGAAGAACCTGTCGGCGGCCCAGCGCACCCCGCTCATCGCCGCGTTCCCGAAGATCTTCATCGTGTTCCTGGTGATGATCCCGGGCCTGGTCGCCGCCGTCCTGGTGCCCAAGATCGGAACCTCCGGCTCCGACCTCCAGTACAACGACGCCATCCCGTACCTGATGGAACAGCTCCTGCCCAACGGCGTCCTGGGCATCGCCGTCACCGGTCTGCTCGCCGCGTTCATGGCGGGCATGGCGGCGAACATCTCGTCCTTCAACACGGTCTTCACCACCGACATCTGGGCGAAGTACGTGGTGAAGCACCGCGAGGACACGTACTACGTCCGCTTCGGCCGCCTGATCACCGCGATCGGCGTCCTCGCCTCCATCGGCACGGCGTTCCTGGCCAGCTCCTTCTCCAACATCATGAGCTACCTCCAGACGCTGTTCTCCTTCTTCAACGTGCCGATGTTCGTGGTCTTCATCATCGGCATGTTCTGGAAGCGGGCGTCCATGAAGTCCGGCTTCTGGGGCCTGATCGCGGGCACCACGGCCGCGATGATCAACTACTTCTGGATCTACAAGCAGGGCATCATCGACATCCCCACCGACCAGGGCGCCAACTTCGTCTCCGCGATCGCGGGCTTCGTCGCGGGCGCGGTGGTCATGGTCGCCGTGTCCCTCTTCACCGCCCCCAAGCCCGCCGACGAACTCCAGGGCCTGGTCTACGGCACCCGCTCCCCCGGCATGGCCGAGCCGCCCGCGGAGGGCGACGACGCCTGGTACCGCAAGCCGGCGCTGCTCGGCTGGGGCGCGGTGATCCTGGCCGCCGCCTGCTACATCCCGTTCTCGTTCTGA
- the galT gene encoding galactose-1-phosphate uridylyltransferase, giving the protein MKKTSTRLADGRELIYYDLGDDTVRDAVDRRPLDATVTTSEVRRDPLLGDSVAIASHRQGRTYHPPADECPLCPSEGDRLSEIPDASYDVVVFENRFPSLAGDSGRCEVVCFTSDHHVSFAGLSEQQARLVLDAWTDRTSELSHLPSVEQVFCFENRGAEIGVTLQHPHGQIYAYPFTTPRTALMLRQVAAHKEATGGENLFDAVLERERADERIVLESEHWVAFVPYAAHWPYEVHLYPKRRVPDLLGLDEAARTEFPQVYLELLKRFDRIFGEGEPPTPYIAAWHQAPFGQLEEFDGVTRDDFALHLELFTIRRTSGKLKFLAGSESGMNVFINDVPPERAAQRLREVASS; this is encoded by the coding sequence GTGAAGAAGACCTCGACCCGGCTGGCCGACGGTCGTGAGCTGATCTACTACGACCTCGGTGACGACACGGTGCGGGACGCCGTCGACCGCCGTCCGCTGGACGCCACCGTCACCACCTCGGAGGTCCGCCGCGACCCGCTGCTGGGCGACTCCGTCGCCATCGCCTCGCACCGCCAGGGGCGCACGTACCACCCGCCGGCCGACGAGTGCCCGCTGTGCCCCTCCGAGGGGGACCGGCTGAGCGAGATCCCGGACGCGTCGTACGACGTGGTCGTCTTCGAGAACCGTTTCCCCTCGCTGGCCGGGGACTCGGGCCGGTGCGAGGTCGTCTGCTTCACCTCCGACCACCACGTCTCCTTCGCCGGGCTGAGCGAGCAGCAGGCGCGACTGGTGCTCGACGCCTGGACCGACCGGACGTCCGAGCTGTCGCATCTGCCCTCCGTCGAACAGGTCTTCTGCTTCGAGAACCGCGGGGCCGAGATCGGCGTAACCCTCCAGCACCCGCACGGGCAGATCTACGCCTACCCCTTCACCACCCCCCGCACCGCCCTGATGCTGCGCCAAGTGGCCGCGCACAAGGAGGCGACCGGCGGGGAGAACCTGTTCGACGCCGTGCTGGAGCGGGAGAGGGCGGACGAGCGGATCGTCCTTGAGAGTGAACACTGGGTGGCCTTCGTGCCGTACGCGGCGCACTGGCCCTACGAGGTGCACCTCTACCCCAAGCGCCGCGTGCCCGACCTGCTCGGACTGGACGAGGCGGCGCGCACAGAGTTCCCCCAGGTCTATCTGGAACTCTTGAAGCGCTTCGACCGGATCTTCGGGGAGGGCGAGCCTCCGACGCCGTACATCGCGGCCTGGCACCAGGCCCCGTTCGGGCAGCTGGAGGAGTTCGACGGTGTCACGCGCGACGACTTCGCGCTGCACCTCGAGCTTTTCACCATCCGCCGCACGTCCGGCAAGCTGAAGTTCCTCGCGGGCTCCGAATCCGGCATGAACGTGTTCATCAACGACGTGCCGCCGGAGCGCGCGGCCCAGCGACTGCGGGAGGTAGCGAGTTCATGA
- the galE gene encoding UDP-glucose 4-epimerase GalE, protein MSGKYLVTGGAGYVGSVVAQHLIEAGHDVVVLDNLSTGFREGVPAGASFIEGDIRDAAKWLDASFDGVLHFAASSQVGESVVKPEKYWDNNVGGTMALLGAMREAGVRRLVFSSTAATYGEPERVPIVESAPTSPTNPYGASKLAVDHMITGEAAAHGLGAVSLRYFNVAGAYGQYGERHDPESHLIPLVLQVAQGRRDAISVYGDDYPTPDGTCVRDYIHVADLAEAHLLALRAAAPGEHLICNLGNGNGFSVREVVETVRRVTGHPIPEVVAPRRGGDPAVLVASAATAREKLGWNPSRTDLAGIVADAWEFAQQRAK, encoded by the coding sequence ATGAGCGGGAAGTACCTGGTCACCGGTGGCGCGGGATACGTCGGCAGTGTCGTCGCCCAGCATCTGATCGAGGCCGGTCACGACGTCGTCGTGCTCGACAACCTCTCCACCGGCTTCCGCGAGGGCGTCCCCGCGGGGGCGTCGTTCATCGAGGGCGACATCCGCGACGCCGCCAAATGGCTGGACGCGTCGTTCGACGGCGTGCTGCACTTCGCCGCCTCGTCGCAGGTCGGCGAGTCGGTGGTGAAGCCCGAGAAGTACTGGGACAACAACGTCGGCGGCACCATGGCGCTGCTCGGCGCGATGCGCGAGGCGGGCGTGCGCCGGCTGGTGTTCTCCTCCACCGCCGCGACGTACGGCGAGCCGGAGCGGGTGCCGATCGTCGAGTCCGCGCCCACCAGCCCGACCAACCCCTACGGGGCCTCGAAGCTCGCCGTCGACCACATGATCACCGGCGAGGCGGCGGCGCACGGGCTGGGCGCGGTCTCCCTGCGCTACTTCAACGTGGCCGGGGCCTACGGGCAGTACGGCGAGCGCCACGACCCCGAGTCGCACCTCATCCCGCTGGTGCTCCAGGTCGCCCAGGGGCGGCGCGACGCGATCTCCGTCTACGGCGACGACTACCCGACGCCGGACGGCACCTGTGTGCGCGACTACATCCACGTCGCCGACCTGGCCGAGGCCCACCTGCTCGCGCTGCGCGCCGCCGCGCCGGGCGAGCACCTGATCTGCAACCTCGGCAACGGCAACGGCTTCTCCGTCCGCGAGGTCGTCGAGACCGTCCGCCGGGTCACCGGCCACCCGATCCCCGAGGTCGTGGCCCCCCGCCGGGGCGGCGACCCGGCGGTCCTGGTGGCCTCGGCCGCCACGGCCCGCGAGAAGCTGGGCTGGAACCCGTCGCGCACGGACCTCGCGGGGATCGTCGCCGACGCGTGGGAGTTCGCGCAGCAGCGCGCCAAGTAG